In Odontesthes bonariensis isolate fOdoBon6 chromosome 22, fOdoBon6.hap1, whole genome shotgun sequence, one genomic interval encodes:
- the dpm2 gene encoding dolichol phosphate-mannose biosynthesis regulatory protein, giving the protein MASGVDQAVGMSLVVFSLLLFAYYSVWVIILPFVESDHALHKYFLPREYSVILPGIAAVILLHCIGAFTAVVIWKNRKPKKVD; this is encoded by the exons gCTTCTGGAGTGGATCAAGCAGTTGGCATGAGTCTTGTTGTTTTCAGTCTCCTGCTGTTTGCATACTACTCTGTGTGGGTCATTATACTG cCTTTTGTAGAAAGTGACCATGCACTGCACAAGTATTTCCTTCCTCGAGAGTACTCTGTCATTCTCCCTGGAATCGCAGCAGTAATACTGCTTCATTGTATAG GGGCTTTCACTGCAGTTGTCATATGGAAGAATCGCAAACCAAAGAAAGTGGACTGA